From one Musa acuminata AAA Group cultivar baxijiao chromosome BXJ2-6, Cavendish_Baxijiao_AAA, whole genome shotgun sequence genomic stretch:
- the LOC135582792 gene encoding E3 ubiquitin-protein ligase SIRP1-like: protein MSEAPVGRYWCHACHRVVNPVMEPELKCPFCDDGFVEEMESRGFDDSDSTIDSDRSLSLWAPIWYQLINGSSRRSRSRREEDDDDSDLDREFEDFIRRRRRRSAIIQLLQSLQDDLRSETDNFETEVERERERERERESLILINPFNQAIILQGSLDTDQNDGQESNSAGASSGDSFMGSALDMLLQHLAENDLNRYGTPPAKKEAIDALPTVKIEETLGCSVCLEDFAIGMEAKEMPCKHKFHRDCILPWLELHSSCPVCRSQLPADDSKVSNGSSNGSRIDETDGDDGDGGDRVGRGDPNRFWVPVPWPFSGLFSLSGSQNGGTSSSNASSSNSGTNTHGEEN, encoded by the coding sequence ATGAGTGAAGCTCCGGTTGGTAGATATTGGTGCCATGCGTGCCATCGAGTTGTTAATCCGGTCATGGAACCGGAGCTCAAGTGTCCTTTCTGTGATGATGGTTTTGTGGAAGAGATGGAGAGTAGAGGATTTGATGACTCCGACTCCACTATCGATTCAGATCGGTCCCTCTCCCTATGGGCTCCGATCTGGTATCAATTGATCAATGGTTCTTCTCGCCGTTCAAGGTCCCGAAGGGAAGAGGATGACGACGACTCAGATCTGGACCGTGAGTTCGAAGACTTCATAAGGAGGCGAAGGAGGAGATCTGCCATTATTCAGTTGCTCCAGAGTTTACAGGATGATCTTAGGTCTGAGACAGACAACTTTGAGACCGAAGTAgagagggaaagggaaagggaaagggaaagagaGAGCCTAATTCTCATCAATCCTTTCAACCAGGCCATAATTCTCCAAGGATCCTTGGACACAGACCAGAATGATGGCCAAGAATCGAATAGTGCCGGTGCCTCATCAGGAGATTCCTTTATGGGTTCTGCTTTGGACATGCTGTTGCAGCATTTGGCGGAGAATGATCTGAATAGGTATGGGACTCCACCGGCTAAGAAAGAGGCCATAGATGCATTGCCCACAGTGAAAATTGAGGAAACCTTGGGCTGTTCTGTCTGTCTTGAGGACTTTGCTATAGGAATGGAAGCTAAAGAGATGCCATGCAAACATAAGTTCCACCGTGACTGCATACTTCCATGGCTGGAACTCCATAGTTCGTGCCCAGTTTGTAGGTCTCAGTTGCCTGCTGATGATTCAAAAGTTTCAAATGGATCTAGTAATGGCAGTAGGATCGATGAAACTGATGGTGATGATGGTGATGGTGGTGATAGGGTTGGTCGAGGAGATCCTAATAGATTCTGGGTCCCTGTTCCATGGCCTTTCAGTGGTCTCTTCTCACTATCAGGTTCTCAGAATGGTGGGACCTCATCTTCGAATGCATCATCATCAAACTCTGGAACTAACACACATGGTGAGGAGAACTGA